The Amycolatopsis jiangsuensis nucleotide sequence AACCGTTCGCACGGCGTCTGCGGGGACGTGGCGCTGATCCTGCCCACTCTCGGCCGCAGCGACCGGGACGTGCAGGCCACCGGCGAGCAGGTGGTGACCGTCGAGGATTCGATGAGCATGGTGCACGCCTCCCGCGGGAAGCTGCCGCCGGCCTCACCGCATCTGCTCAGCGAGGTGGCGATCATCTCCCGGCTGGCCCGCCGGACGCTCGGCGACCGGCCGGAAATCCCGTGGGCGGAGTTCGAAGCCGACTACGGCACTGTGCGGGACCGGATTTCCCGCGTGGTGCCCGGTTTCGAGGACTTCAACGCGCGGATCGCCGACCCTGCCGGGTTCGGCTTGCGCAATCCGGTCAACGACCACGTCTTCCGCACCGCGACCGGCAAGGCGATGTTCACCCGCAACGCCTTCGACTTCCTCGACGTGCCCGAGGGCCACCTCGTGCTGCAGTCACTGCGTTCGCACGACCAGTGGAACACCATCCCGTACTCGGCCAACGACCGGTACCGCGGGATCCACCACGGCCGGCACGTCGTGCTGGTCAACCCGGACGACATGGCCGAACTCGGCCTGACCGAGCTGCAGCGCGTCGACCTGGTCAGCGTCTGGACCGACGGATCACAGCGGCGGGCGCGGAACTTCCGGGTCGTGCCGTATCCGACGTCGCGGGGTTCGGCCGCCGCCTACTACCCCGAGACGAACGTGCTGGTGCCGCTCGACAGCGTCGCCGAGAAGAGCAACTGCCCCACGTCGAAGGGCATTGTGGTCCGCTTGGAGCCGGCAGCGGAGCCGCGGGCCGGAAGGAGCGCACAGCATGGGACGAGCGACGGTACGGCGGCAGGTGCTGCGGCTGCGCGACGAGACGAGCACGCACCGGCCTGACACGCTGGCCGGTGAGGAGCCGATGGAGATCCGGGTCGGCGGCAAGGCGCTCACGGTGACCATGCGCACCCCCGGCTCCGACTTCGACCTCGCGGCCGGTTTTCTCGTCGGCGAAGGCGTGGTGCACCACGCCGAGGAGATCACCGGGATCCGGTACTGCGCCGGTGCGACCGCGGACGGCAGCAACACCTACAACGTGGTGGACGTCGCGCTCGCCCCGGGCACCACGCTGCCGGAGCCGTCACTGGAGCGGAACTTCTACACCACCTCGTCCTGCGGTCTGTGCGGCAAGGCCAGCCTGGACGCGGTACGCACCACCACGCGGTGGAGCCTCGCCGAGGACCGGACCACGATCGATCCGGAGGTCGTGTACTCCCTGCCGGACCGGCTTCGTGCCGCGCAGCGGGTGTTCGACAGCACCGGCGGGCTGCACGCCGCCGGCCTGTTCTCCACCGACGGTGAGCTGCTGGCCCTGCGCGAGGACGTCGGACGGCACAACGCGGTGGACAAGCTGGTCGGGCACGCCCTGCGCCAGGGGTGGCTGCCGCTGCGCGGCGCGGTGCTGATGGTCAGCGGGCGGGCGTCGTTCGAGCTGGTGCAGAAGGCCGCGATGGCCGGGATCCCGGTGCTGGCCGCGGTGTCCGCACCGTCGTCACTGGCGGTCGACCTCGCCGGGGAAACCGGGCTGACGCTGATGGGTTTCCTGCGCGGGCGATCGGTGAACGTCTACAGCCGGACCGAGCGGCTACGGGTGCCCGAACCGGTCGGGTAACGCACCGGCCCGTCCTCCAGATCCTGGAAATCGGCCCGTTCCGCGGCGGAGAGCAGCGCCTGCACCGCGGGCGGCAGCGGGTCCCGGGCGCGCACCACCAATCCGATCTCCACCGGCTTCGAGGGCGCGGTCAGCGGCACCGCCCGCACGCCCGCGGGGATGCCCAGCGCGTGCAGCCAGGCCGGCGGCACCACCCCGGCGGTACGCCCGCTCGCCACGTGCGCGAGCACGGTCGCGAACGAGTCGGTCTCGACCTCGGCCACCGGCGCGGCCCCGGCCTCGGCGAAGCAGGCGTCCATCATCCGCCTGCCGCGCATCGCCGGGGTCAGCAGGCACAGCGGGAGCGCGGCGGCTTCCGCCCAGGACGCCACCGGCCCCAGCGACGTGGCGCGGTCGGCGGACACCAGCAGGATGTAGCGCTCCTGGTAGAGCGTGCGCACCCGGAACTCGGCGCGCATCTCGTCGTCGAGGTAGGTCAGCGCGGCGTCCAGGGAGAAGTCGCGGAGCCGTTCGACGATGCTCACCGACGTCAGGTCCGAGGCGACGTCGGCGGTGAGCAGCGGGTGCACGGTGCGCAGCGATTCGATCAGCCGGGGCGCGGTCACCGCGGCGCTGGGCACGGTGCCGATGCGCAGCCGTCCGGTCAGCCCGGTCCGCATCGCCCCGACCTCGGTCAGCAGCGCGTCACGGTCGGCGAGGATCTGCCGTGCCCACGCGACGACCCGGTCCCCCTCCGGGGTC carries:
- a CDS encoding LysR family transcriptional regulator; protein product: MLFRQLEYLVALAGERHFARAAQLCGVSQPSLSEAIRKLEEELAVPLIRRGRRFGGLTPEGDRVVAWARQILADRDALLTEVGAMRTGLTGRLRIGTVPSAAVTAPRLIESLRTVHPLLTADVASDLTSVSIVERLRDFSLDAALTYLDDEMRAEFRVRTLYQERYILLVSADRATSLGPVASWAEAAALPLCLLTPAMRGRRMMDACFAEAGAAPVAEVETDSFATVLAHVASGRTAGVVPPAWLHALGIPAGVRAVPLTAPSKPVEIGLVVRARDPLPPAVQALLSAAERADFQDLEDGPVRYPTGSGTRSRSVRL
- the fdhD gene encoding formate dehydrogenase accessory sulfurtransferase FdhD; the protein is MGRATVRRQVLRLRDETSTHRPDTLAGEEPMEIRVGGKALTVTMRTPGSDFDLAAGFLVGEGVVHHAEEITGIRYCAGATADGSNTYNVVDVALAPGTTLPEPSLERNFYTTSSCGLCGKASLDAVRTTTRWSLAEDRTTIDPEVVYSLPDRLRAAQRVFDSTGGLHAAGLFSTDGELLALREDVGRHNAVDKLVGHALRQGWLPLRGAVLMVSGRASFELVQKAAMAGIPVLAAVSAPSSLAVDLAGETGLTLMGFLRGRSVNVYSRTERLRVPEPVG